The following proteins are encoded in a genomic region of Oreochromis aureus strain Israel breed Guangdong linkage group 8, ZZ_aureus, whole genome shotgun sequence:
- the LOC120441401 gene encoding alpha-N-acetylgalactosaminide alpha-2,6-sialyltransferase 1-like codes for MFSLLLIMTVCFVVLILSQERLSKRWITFPGKHEIRWESFSFDIKLWGQKEKTTAPLSVSTTTSRAKNNDSTQTNPVTEPKYSTHGAVAETPIPLLYQGNFTKAPQWDFDDVYNQDAPPRPTTCAQSLRNSQDENFKKAFLPNIRLFLHKDNINMSEWNRLSHFNNPFGFMEYKYDDVMASVKLIPKPKEPLLLPKPGGDGCVHCAVVGTAGILNGSKLGAEIDAHDYVFRMNGAVTKGFEEDVGNRTSVYVHTAYSITASPSVFGMYGYKSAPHDEGIKYVMIPEGMRDFQWLKGLLKGQQVSGGQFDKEWPRDYYSGQYNESRFYVLHQDFLRYVRNRFLKSPNLNQTFWPIVRPTNGAFTLFLALHTCDTVDAYGFMTDEYMKYSNYYFEKYIKSNVIFYANHDYILEKNTWKSFHKRKIIKLYQRTEPETKTETLKQH; via the exons ATGTTTTCGTTGCTCCTTATaatgacagtttgttttgtggttttgATTCTATCTCAGGAAAGGTTATCAAAACG TTGGATAACTTTCCCAGGAAAACATGAAATCAGATGGGAAAGCTTTTCATTTGATATTAAACTCTggggacagaaagaaaaaacaactgcaCCACTTTCTGTGTCTACCACAACCAGCCGAGCAAAAAATAATGATTCAACACAAACAAACCCAGTGACAGAGCCGAAATACTCTACACATGGAGCCGTGGCTGAGACTCCAATACCTCTCCTCTACCAAGGAAATTTCACAAAGGCTCCTCAGTGGGATTTTGATGATGTCTATAACCAGGATGCCCCACCTAGACCAACA ACATGTGCCCAATCACTTCGAAACTCTCAGGATGAGAACTTCAAGAAGGCTTTTCTTCCCAACATACGTTTGTTTCTGCACAAGGACAACATTAACATGAGCGAGTGGAATCGCCTTTCACATTTTAACAATCCTTTTGGGTTTATGGAGTACAAATATGATG ATGTGATGGCTTCAGTGAAGCTGATTCCAAAGCCAAaagagccactgctcctcccGAAACCAGGTGGTGATGGCTGTGTTCACTGTGCTGTTGTGGGTACTGCGGGAATTCTGAACGGCTCAAAATTGGGTGCAGAGATCGATGCTCATGATTACGTTTTTCG GATGAACGGTGCAGTTACCAAAGGTTTTGAGGAAGATGTAGGAAATAGAACATCAGTGTACGTTCACACAGCGTACTCCATCACTGCATCGCCTTCTGTTTTTGGGATGTATGGATACAAATCTGCCCCTCATGATGAG GGAATAAAATATGTGATGATTCCTGAGGGGATGAGAGATTTTCAATGGCTCAAGGGTCTTCTCAAAGGACAGCAGGTCTCTGGTGGCCAATTCGACAAGGAATG GCCAAGGGACTACTATTCAGGGCAGTACAATGAGAGCCGCTTCTACGTTCTACACCAGGACTTCCTCCGATACGTGAGGAACAG GTTCCTAAAGTCACCTAATCTGAATCAAACATTCTGGCCAATAGTCAGACCAACCAACGGAGCGTTCACTCTCTTCCTGgctttgcacacatgtgatacA GTGGATGCATATGGATTCATGACTGATGAGTACATGAAATACTCCAACTACTACTTTGAGAAGTACATTAAAAGTAATGTAATTTTCTATGCCAACCATGACTACATTTTGGAGAAGAATACATGGAAAAGCtttcacaaaagaaaaataataaaactgtaTCAAAGAACGGAGCCAGAAACGAAGACAGAAACCCTGAAGCAACACTGA
- the LOC116310571 gene encoding alpha-N-acetylgalactosaminide alpha-2,6-sialyltransferase 1-like: MSGPQVTLIKHVSDCLVKDSHTSGLLAFILVQHEQLAAIFQLQKENKETFGEKEKTAVPPSVSTTAVAETPIPLLYRGNFTKLPQWDFDDVYNQDAPPRPTTCAQSLRNSQDEIFKKAFLPNIRLFLHKDNINMSEWNRLSHFNNPFGFMQFKYDDVMASVKLIPKPKEPLLLLKPGGDGCVHCAVVGMAGILNGSKVGAEIDAHDYVFRMNGAVTKGFEEDVGNRTSVYVHTAHSITASPYFFGKYGYKSAPHDEGIKYVMIPEGMRDFQWLEGLLKGQHVSGGEFNKKWPREYYSGQYNESRFYVLHQDFLRYVRNRFLKSPNLNNKFWAMVRPTNGAFALFLALHTCDTVDAYGFMTDDYMKYSNYYVQKYIKTKVIFYSNHDYNLEKNTWKDLHNRKIIKLYQRTEPESGTEKPK; the protein is encoded by the exons ATGTCGGGCCCTCAAGTCACCCTCATAAAgcatgtttctgattgtttggtcaaaGACAGTCACACCAGTGGCCTACTGGCATTCATTTT gGTGCAACATGAGCAACTGGCTGCAATCTTCCAGCTACAGAAAGAGAACAAGGAGACTTTTGGGGAG aaagaaaaaacagctgtGCCACCTTCTGTGTCTACCACAGCTGTGGCTGAGACTCCAATACCTCTCCTCTACAGAGGAAATTTCACAAAGCTTCCTCAGTGGGATTTTGATGATGTCTATAACCAGGATGCCCCACCTAGACCAACA ACATGTGCCCAATCACTGCGAAACTCTCAGGATGAGATCTTCAAGAAGGCTTTTCTTCCCAACATACGTTTGTTTCTGCACAAGGACAACATTAACATGAGCGAGTGGAATCGCCTTTCACATTTTAACAATCCTTTTGGGTTCATGCAGTTCAAATATGATG ATGTGATGGCTTCAGTGAAGCTGATTCCAAAGCCAAaagagccactgctcctcctAAAACCAGGTGGTGATGGCTGTGTTCACTGTGCTGTGGTGGGTATGGCAGGAATTCTGAATGGCTCAAAAGTGGGTGCAGAGATCGATGCTCATGATTACGTTTTTCG GATGAACGGTGCCGTTACCAAAGGTTTTGAGGAAGATGTAGGAAATAGAACATCAGTGTATGTTCACACAGCACACTCCATCACCGCGTCACCTTATTTTTTTGGGAAGTATGGATACAAATCTGCCCCTCATGATGAG GGAATAAAATATGTGATGATTCCTGAGGGCATGAGAGATTTCCAATGGCTCGAGGGTCTCCTTAAAGGACAGCATGTCTCTGGTGGTGAATTCAACAAGAAATG GCCAAGGGAATACTATTCAGGGCAGTACAATGAGAGCCGATTCTACGTTCTACACCAGGACTTCCTCCGATATGTGAGGAACAG GTTCCTAAAGTCACCTAATCTGAATAATAAATTCTGGGCAATGGTCAGACCAACCAATGGAGCATTCGCTCTCTTCCTGGCTTTGCATACTTGTGACACA GTGGATGCATATGGGTTCATGACTGATGACTACATGAAATACTCCAACTACTATGTTCAGAAGTACATTAAAACTAAAGTAATTTTCTATTCCAACCATGACTACAATTTGGAGAAGAATACATGGAAAGACCTtcacaacagaaaaataataaagctgTATCAAAGAACGGAGCCAGAATCAGGGACTGAAAAGCCAAAGTAA